The Streptomyces sp. NBC_00162 genome window below encodes:
- a CDS encoding acyl-CoA dehydrogenase family protein, with translation MHLEYTPEQQQLRTELRAYFARLIPEDVYARYEDPAAQKRFYRETIRRLGADGWLGVGWPKEYGGRGMSPMDQFIFFDEAAQAVVPLPLMALNTVGPTIMQFGTDEQKAYFLPRILAGEIDFAIGYSEPDAGTDLAALKCKAVREGDEETGTYVVNGQKIWTTNGDTADWVWLAVRTDPDAPAHKGITMLLVPTSDPGYSCTLINTLASHDTTASYYENIRVPATRRVGQENKGWRLITNQLNHERVTLAAHGTMAIRALHDVQRWAAETKLADGRRVIDLSWVRGRLARTHARLDAMKLLNWQMVNAVQDGTLTPQDASAVKVYGSEARRDAYAWLMEVVGAAGFLKDGSAGAVLHGELERGYRSAVIFTFGGGNNEIQREIISWIGLGMPRVRR, from the coding sequence GTGCACCTCGAATACACGCCTGAGCAGCAGCAGTTGCGCACCGAGCTGCGCGCCTACTTCGCCCGGCTGATCCCTGAGGACGTCTACGCCCGCTACGAGGATCCGGCCGCGCAGAAGCGGTTCTACCGGGAGACCATCCGCCGGCTCGGCGCCGACGGCTGGCTCGGGGTCGGCTGGCCGAAGGAGTACGGCGGGCGCGGGATGTCCCCGATGGACCAGTTCATCTTCTTCGACGAGGCCGCGCAGGCCGTCGTACCGCTGCCCCTGATGGCGCTCAACACCGTCGGGCCGACCATCATGCAGTTCGGCACCGACGAGCAGAAGGCGTACTTCCTGCCCAGGATCCTCGCGGGCGAGATCGACTTCGCCATCGGCTACAGCGAGCCGGACGCGGGCACCGACCTCGCGGCGCTCAAGTGCAAGGCCGTCCGCGAGGGCGACGAGGAGACCGGCACCTACGTGGTGAACGGGCAGAAGATCTGGACCACCAACGGCGACACCGCCGACTGGGTCTGGCTCGCGGTGCGCACCGACCCGGACGCCCCCGCCCACAAGGGCATCACCATGCTCCTCGTGCCGACCTCCGACCCCGGCTACTCCTGCACCCTCATCAACACCCTCGCCTCGCACGACACCACCGCCAGCTACTACGAGAACATCCGCGTCCCCGCCACCCGCCGCGTCGGCCAGGAGAACAAGGGCTGGCGCCTGATCACCAACCAGCTCAACCACGAGCGCGTCACCCTCGCCGCCCACGGCACGATGGCCATCCGGGCCCTCCACGACGTCCAGCGCTGGGCCGCCGAGACGAAGCTCGCCGACGGCCGCCGGGTGATCGACCTCTCCTGGGTCCGCGGCCGCCTCGCCCGCACCCACGCCCGGCTCGACGCGATGAAACTGCTCAACTGGCAGATGGTCAACGCCGTCCAGGACGGCACCCTCACCCCGCAGGACGCCTCGGCCGTCAAGGTCTACGGCTCCGAGGCGCGCAGGGACGCGTACGCCTGGCTGATGGAGGTGGTCGGCGCGGCCGGCTTCCTGAAGGACGGCTCCGCGGGCGCGGTCCTGCACGGCGAACTGGAGCGCGGCTACCGCAGCGCGGTCATCTTCACCTTCGGCGGCGGCAACAACGAGATCCAGCGCGAGATCATCTCGTGGATCGGCCTCGGCATGCCGCGGGTCCGCCGCTGA
- a CDS encoding nuclear transport factor 2 family protein, with the protein MPKSEIDTVTAEFFGAFDNRGGKTADVARIRRLVVPGGVIVLTGPDFTVYTVDEFVEPRLRLLTGGRLVEFSEWETSERTQIEGDIASRFGTYRKSGILDGEPFEGGGTKTIQFVRTPEGWRISAFAWYDRP; encoded by the coding sequence ATGCCCAAGAGCGAGATCGACACGGTGACCGCCGAGTTCTTCGGTGCCTTCGACAACCGCGGCGGCAAGACCGCCGACGTGGCCCGGATCCGCCGGCTGGTCGTCCCGGGCGGCGTGATCGTCCTGACGGGCCCGGATTTCACGGTCTACACCGTGGACGAGTTCGTCGAGCCCCGCCTGCGGCTGCTGACGGGCGGGCGGCTGGTCGAGTTCTCCGAGTGGGAGACCTCCGAACGGACCCAGATCGAGGGCGACATCGCCTCGCGGTTCGGCACGTACCGCAAGTCCGGGATCCTGGACGGCGAGCCCTTCGAGGGCGGCGGGACCAAGACCATCCAGTTCGTCCGCACCCCGGAGGGCTGGCGCATCTCGGCGTTCGCCTGGTACGACCGGCCCTGA
- a CDS encoding oxygenase MpaB family protein: MGNTAAVDPDPGLYGPSSVTWQCHGDPVMWIAGVRALYLQALHPRAVRGVMENSDFRNDAWGRLLRTADFVGTLTYGTTEDAERAGARVRAIHRKLTATDPDTGERFPVDDPALLLWIHCAQIDSFLHVLRRSGVDLTPAQADRYVDENRVNARLVGLVPAAVPADTAQLAAYFEKIRPELAAGPDARAVDDFLRGPPVHPLLVPGRNLLWRPLAALAYGTLPGWAHQLYGHPAPAPRTVTRRLRLTGRVLRSIPAGLRWQLPPGHILKAMRRMGPGSRPSPYTLRTSAAILDRPGRARHDNGGDFKTWRSPD; the protein is encoded by the coding sequence ATGGGAAACACCGCGGCCGTCGACCCCGACCCGGGGCTGTACGGTCCGTCGTCCGTCACCTGGCAGTGCCACGGGGACCCGGTGATGTGGATCGCCGGCGTCCGGGCCCTCTACCTCCAGGCCCTGCACCCGCGCGCCGTCCGCGGGGTCATGGAGAACAGCGACTTCAGGAACGACGCCTGGGGGCGGCTGCTGCGCACCGCCGACTTCGTCGGCACGCTCACCTACGGCACCACCGAGGACGCCGAACGCGCCGGCGCCCGCGTCCGGGCGATCCACCGCAAGCTCACCGCCACCGACCCGGACACCGGCGAGCGCTTCCCCGTCGACGACCCCGCACTGCTGCTCTGGATCCACTGCGCCCAGATCGACAGCTTCCTGCACGTCCTGCGCCGGTCCGGCGTCGACCTCACCCCCGCCCAGGCCGACCGTTACGTCGACGAGAACCGGGTGAACGCCCGCCTCGTCGGCCTCGTCCCGGCCGCCGTCCCCGCCGACACCGCACAGCTGGCCGCCTACTTCGAGAAGATCCGCCCCGAGCTCGCCGCCGGCCCCGACGCCCGCGCCGTGGACGACTTCCTGCGCGGCCCGCCCGTCCACCCGCTGCTCGTGCCTGGCCGGAATCTGCTGTGGCGCCCGCTCGCCGCCCTCGCCTACGGAACCCTCCCCGGCTGGGCGCACCAGCTGTACGGGCACCCCGCACCCGCCCCACGCACCGTCACCCGGCGCCTGCGCCTCACCGGACGCGTGCTGCGCAGCATTCCCGCAGGTCTGCGCTGGCAGCTGCCCCCAGGTCACATCTTGAAAGCGATGCGCCGCATGGGCCCCGGGAGTCGCCCCTCCCCGTACACACTGCGTACATCAGCGGCCATACTGGACCGGCCGGGGAGGGCGAGGCACGACAACGGGGGCGACTTCAAGACATGGCGGAGTCCAGACTGA